The proteins below come from a single Desulfitobacterium metallireducens DSM 15288 genomic window:
- a CDS encoding winged helix-turn-helix transcriptional regulator, whose translation MSAPMQITNHHEQCHMNEQCLRYEKCPMVLVQELLAGKWKILILWYLSYNTLRFSDIKRLLPQVTQKMLTQQLRSLEEDKLIYRKVYPVVPPKVEYGLTEVGKGILPILKLMHGFGSSYLKAGLDK comes from the coding sequence ATGAGTGCACCGATGCAAATCACAAATCACCATGAGCAATGTCATATGAATGAACAATGTCTCCGATACGAAAAGTGCCCGATGGTTTTAGTCCAAGAACTTCTCGCCGGTAAGTGGAAAATCCTCATCTTATGGTATTTAAGTTACAACACGCTCCGCTTTAGCGATATCAAAAGGTTGCTCCCTCAAGTGACTCAAAAAATGCTGACGCAACAATTACGAAGCTTAGAGGAAGACAAGCTAATCTATCGAAAAGTCTATCCTGTTGTCCCCCCCAAAGTAGAATATGGACTAACCGAAGTCGGTAAGGGTATCCTGCCTATTCTTAAACTCATGCACGGTTTTGGTTCTTCCTACTTAAAAGCTGGTCTGGATAAATAA
- a CDS encoding C4-dicarboxylate ABC transporter translates to MQERHYIKYLAPAWFAVIMGTGGLANILYLWQNSLPLGHFFGMSIAALADLLYFIVLIPWTFRWFKYYEYARRDLLHPLTGNFFVTMAVGTAIFGTNIYLIWSQYLGEALTYTLIFALWIIAIVGVTFFTFYTTFQMMRLEKTPEPEMINFSWIMAPIANMAVSLIGNPLLTLTIEFHPNWSLSVLIVNTALFGIGFFLFIFISALVFVRLAIHPLPSAGTTPSFGIFLSAVGLAVSAIIDASKNAHSMGLLASTQLSDLIAVAIWGFGIWILGMIILICLYQIRRGGIPFSMAWWAFIFPLAAYTLASQKIVAIFESPLIFGYTAFLIVLLVLLWLYTFSQTLLGAINGKLFTGTPIPHLEVYGHSSLQSRES, encoded by the coding sequence GTGCAAGAACGTCATTACATTAAATATTTAGCTCCAGCCTGGTTCGCTGTGATTATGGGCACAGGCGGGCTAGCTAACATCTTATATCTCTGGCAAAATTCCTTACCCTTGGGTCATTTTTTTGGAATGTCTATCGCGGCTCTGGCGGATCTTCTCTATTTTATCGTCTTAATTCCTTGGACCTTTCGTTGGTTCAAGTACTATGAATATGCTCGCCGTGACTTGCTACACCCGCTTACGGGTAATTTCTTTGTCACGATGGCTGTGGGGACCGCCATTTTTGGAACAAATATTTACCTCATCTGGAGTCAGTATTTAGGGGAAGCCCTTACCTATACGCTGATTTTTGCGCTTTGGATCATTGCGATTGTCGGAGTAACCTTTTTCACCTTTTACACGACATTTCAAATGATGAGGCTGGAGAAAACACCTGAACCAGAAATGATTAACTTTTCCTGGATTATGGCTCCCATAGCGAACATGGCAGTTTCTTTGATTGGAAATCCTTTGCTTACACTCACGATAGAATTTCACCCTAACTGGAGTTTATCCGTTCTGATCGTGAATACAGCCTTATTTGGGATTGGTTTTTTTCTCTTTATCTTCATCAGTGCTCTTGTTTTTGTACGCTTGGCTATCCATCCGCTCCCTTCCGCAGGAACAACACCCTCTTTCGGGATCTTTTTGAGTGCAGTCGGGCTTGCGGTTAGCGCGATTATTGATGCTTCGAAAAATGCCCACTCAATGGGCCTCTTAGCCTCTACCCAGCTTTCGGATCTTATAGCTGTTGCGATTTGGGGATTTGGAATTTGGATTTTGGGGATGATTATCCTCATTTGTTTATACCAGATTCGCAGAGGGGGGATTCCGTTCAGTATGGCGTGGTGGGCCTTCATCTTTCCCTTGGCAGCGTATACTCTTGCTAGTCAAAAGATTGTGGCCATCTTTGAGAGCCCGCTGATCTTTGGCTACACCGCTTTCTTAATTGTGCTTTTAGTTCTTCTTTGGCTCTATACCTTTAGCCAAACCCTGTTAGGTGCGATAAACGGTAAGCTGTTCACGGGGACGCCGATACCTCATCTTGAGGTGTATGGTCATTCCTCACTTCAGAGCAGGGAGTCTTAA
- a CDS encoding ABC transporter substrate-binding protein, whose protein sequence is MKKKLTAMVSVILMLALVLSVAGCGTTQSQSKSSNTANSSAPKKIGIIQIVEHPSLNQIRESIINELAAQGYKDGENITIDYQNAQGDQSNLKTISQKFVNNKYDLIIAIATPSAQAVVSETKNIPIIFSAATDPVGSGLVKDMNNPGGNVTGTSDRVSAEEIMELAKRITPNVKTVGALYNTSETNSVSVIDNLKEYAQKNNITVVNATVTNSSEVQQAMNSLVGKVDAIFSPIDNTIASAMPLVAQTANAAKIPVYVGADSMVKDGGLATYGINYTVLGKETAKMAVEVLKGKKAGDIPVKTMTDMDIYVNQKTADTIGIKLPEDVLKQAAQIFGK, encoded by the coding sequence ATGAAAAAGAAATTAACGGCTATGGTATCTGTGATTTTAATGCTTGCTTTGGTATTATCAGTGGCAGGCTGTGGAACAACTCAGTCTCAATCAAAATCCAGTAATACAGCGAATTCTTCAGCACCTAAGAAAATAGGGATCATCCAAATCGTTGAACATCCTTCGTTAAATCAGATTCGCGAATCAATTATCAACGAATTAGCAGCACAAGGATACAAAGATGGTGAAAATATTACCATTGACTATCAAAATGCTCAAGGTGATCAATCTAATTTAAAAACTATTTCTCAAAAGTTTGTAAATAATAAATATGATTTAATTATCGCCATTGCAACGCCGTCTGCTCAAGCTGTTGTCAGCGAAACCAAGAACATTCCGATTATCTTTTCCGCTGCAACCGATCCAGTCGGTTCAGGTTTGGTGAAGGATATGAATAACCCCGGCGGTAATGTTACGGGTACTTCAGATCGCGTCTCTGCTGAAGAGATTATGGAGCTTGCGAAGCGGATTACACCTAATGTTAAGACTGTTGGCGCTTTGTATAATACCAGTGAAACGAATTCCGTATCAGTAATCGACAATTTAAAGGAATATGCTCAGAAAAACAATATAACCGTTGTTAATGCGACGGTTACGAACTCCTCTGAAGTTCAGCAAGCGATGAATTCTCTAGTCGGTAAAGTAGATGCGATTTTCTCGCCAATTGATAACACCATTGCCTCAGCGATGCCCCTTGTTGCGCAAACCGCAAATGCAGCTAAAATTCCTGTCTATGTCGGAGCGGATTCCATGGTTAAGGATGGCGGACTTGCAACCTATGGTATTAACTACACGGTTCTGGGTAAAGAAACGGCAAAAATGGCTGTTGAGGTCTTAAAGGGTAAAAAAGCAGGAGACATTCCTGTGAAGACTATGACAGATATGGATATCTATGTAAATCAAAAAACAGCGGATACGATCGGGATTAAGCTTCCAGAGGATGTACTAAAGCAAGCGGCTCAAATTTTTGGAAAATAA
- the hisC gene encoding histidinol-phosphate transaminase: MSKYWSKLVASVEPYVPGEQPKDRNYVKLNTNENPYPPSTQVLEAIKATANESLKLYPDPNGEELKRTLANYCGLKKEQIFFGNGSDEVLAFAFMAFFDPEVPVLFPDITYSFYPVYANLFKIDYELIPLKDDFTLPVEQFFKPNGGIIFPNPNAPTGEYITVEAIEEILHHNQDHVVIVDEAYVDFGGESAQSLIDQYPNLLVVQTFSKSRSLAGLRVGFALGQEELIQGLERIKNSINSYTLDRLALAGAVEAIKDEAYFQATRNKIIRTRERVSDELGKMGFKVIPSKTNFIFISHPTVKAEELFLKLKEEAILVRYFKQPRIDNYLRVSIGSDIEMDRFLEAVRKITAG, translated from the coding sequence ATGAGCAAATATTGGAGTAAACTAGTGGCTAGTGTTGAACCTTATGTGCCAGGAGAACAGCCTAAAGATAGAAATTATGTCAAACTGAATACGAATGAAAACCCATATCCCCCCTCTACTCAAGTACTTGAGGCGATCAAAGCTACAGCGAATGAAAGTTTAAAGTTATACCCTGACCCTAATGGCGAGGAATTAAAGCGCACCTTAGCCAATTATTGTGGGTTAAAGAAGGAGCAAATTTTCTTCGGCAATGGTTCCGATGAAGTCTTAGCCTTTGCTTTTATGGCTTTTTTTGATCCTGAGGTTCCCGTCTTATTCCCTGACATAACCTATAGCTTTTATCCTGTGTACGCAAACTTGTTCAAAATTGATTATGAGTTGATTCCGTTAAAGGATGATTTTACTCTCCCTGTTGAGCAGTTTTTTAAGCCTAACGGCGGCATTATCTTTCCTAATCCCAATGCGCCTACGGGTGAATATATAACGGTTGAAGCGATTGAGGAAATATTGCACCATAATCAGGACCATGTCGTCATCGTTGATGAAGCGTATGTTGATTTTGGCGGTGAGTCAGCACAGAGCTTAATTGATCAATATCCTAATCTTTTGGTCGTTCAGACTTTTTCTAAGTCGCGATCTTTAGCCGGCTTAAGAGTTGGTTTTGCGCTAGGGCAGGAGGAGCTAATTCAGGGCTTAGAGAGAATCAAGAATTCGATCAATTCCTATACCTTAGATCGCTTAGCTCTCGCTGGGGCAGTTGAGGCCATTAAGGATGAAGCATATTTTCAAGCGACGAGAAATAAAATCATCCGGACCCGAGAAAGGGTATCAGACGAACTGGGTAAAATGGGCTTTAAGGTGATCCCCTCGAAGACGAACTTTATTTTCATAAGTCATCCTACCGTCAAGGCAGAAGAACTATTCTTGAAGTTAAAAGAAGAAGCGATCCTTGTCCGATATTTTAAACAACCGAGAATCGATAATTACCTCCGAGTCAGTATTGGCAGCGATATCGAGATGGATCGCTTTCTCGAAGCAGTGCGAAAGATAACGGCCGGATGA
- a CDS encoding helix-turn-helix transcriptional regulator has translation MKNLKMKSARAILDMSQEQLAEAVGVTRKTIGMIEAGKFNPSLKLCIAICKALGKTLNDIFWEDDDYEK, from the coding sequence TTGAAGAATCTCAAAATGAAATCAGCAAGAGCTATATTAGATATGTCTCAAGAGCAGTTAGCAGAAGCAGTTGGCGTAACAAGGAAAACCATCGGAATGATTGAAGCCGGAAAATTCAACCCATCTCTAAAGTTATGTATAGCTATATGTAAAGCGTTAGGTAAAACACTAAATGATATTTTTTGGGAGGATGATGATTATGAAAAATAA
- a CDS encoding ABC transporter ATP-binding protein yields the protein MLEIKSISKTFAQGSINEKRALQKVNLSLKEGEFVTVIGGNGAGKSTLFNGIAGVFSIDEGKILLDADDVTFDSEYKRSRLIGRVFQDPLKGTAFDMTIEENLAIALAKGEPLSLRPGLRKKDSHRLQERLELLDMGLENRLKSKVGLLSGGQRQALTLLMATIVKPKLLLLDEHTAALDPATAKKVMSLTQKFVTEENLCTLMITHNMKASLEFGTRTIMMHEGRIILDLQGEERNNMTIDKLIEQFEQRSGSEMDNDRMLLG from the coding sequence ATGCTAGAAATTAAATCCATCAGCAAAACGTTTGCTCAAGGAAGCATCAATGAGAAACGAGCACTTCAGAAGGTTAACCTTTCACTAAAAGAAGGGGAGTTTGTGACCGTCATCGGTGGCAATGGTGCCGGTAAGTCGACGCTTTTCAACGGTATTGCCGGGGTTTTTTCGATTGATGAGGGCAAAATTTTGCTCGATGCAGACGATGTCACGTTTGACTCGGAATATAAACGGTCTCGTCTGATTGGTCGGGTTTTTCAAGATCCCCTCAAAGGAACTGCCTTTGATATGACGATCGAGGAAAATTTGGCTATTGCTCTTGCTAAAGGTGAACCTTTAAGTCTAAGACCTGGACTTCGCAAAAAGGACAGCCACCGATTACAGGAGCGTCTTGAACTTTTGGATATGGGACTGGAAAATCGACTGAAGTCGAAGGTTGGATTGCTTTCCGGAGGGCAACGACAGGCGTTAACTTTGCTTATGGCGACGATTGTTAAGCCTAAACTTCTCCTTCTTGATGAGCACACTGCAGCGCTTGATCCCGCAACGGCTAAAAAGGTAATGAGCTTAACTCAGAAGTTCGTCACCGAAGAAAACCTTTGTACGCTTATGATTACTCATAATATGAAGGCTTCTCTAGAATTCGGAACACGTACGATCATGATGCATGAAGGACGAATTATCCTGGATCTTCAGGGCGAAGAGCGGAACAATATGACTATCGATAAGCTCATCGAGCAATTTGAACAACGAAGTGGCTCAGAAATGGATAATGATCGGATGCTTTTGGGATAA
- a CDS encoding amino acid ABC transporter substrate-binding protein encodes MKKLVSAIAFVVMSGLLLTGCGNTKDSAKTTEPAAPATPQKIVIGLDDTFAPMGFRDEQNNLVGFDVDMAKEAASRLNMEVEFKPIDWNSKEVELNSKKVDALWNGLTITEERKKNIAFTEPYMANQQIIIVPANSSIKTKADLKGKVVGTQDGSTSVDAIANEPDVQKSFKELKLYGDFSQALMDLQTSRLDAVVIDEVFGRYYTAKKPGVYTVLTETFGTEDYGVGFRKDDTELLNKVQKTLKDMKADGSAAKISEKWFGKNIVK; translated from the coding sequence ATGAAAAAGTTAGTAAGTGCAATTGCTTTTGTTGTCATGAGTGGCTTATTATTAACAGGTTGTGGAAATACGAAGGATTCGGCTAAGACCACGGAACCTGCCGCTCCTGCAACTCCGCAAAAAATCGTAATCGGCTTGGATGATACCTTTGCGCCGATGGGCTTCCGGGATGAGCAGAATAATCTCGTCGGTTTTGATGTTGACATGGCTAAAGAAGCGGCCTCACGCTTAAATATGGAAGTGGAATTCAAACCGATTGATTGGAACAGTAAGGAAGTCGAGTTGAACAGTAAGAAAGTGGATGCCCTTTGGAATGGTTTAACGATTACAGAGGAAAGAAAGAAAAATATCGCTTTCACTGAGCCTTATATGGCAAACCAACAAATTATCATTGTACCCGCAAATTCTTCAATTAAGACGAAAGCCGATCTTAAGGGTAAAGTTGTAGGAACTCAGGACGGAAGTACGAGTGTTGATGCAATTGCGAATGAACCTGACGTTCAAAAATCGTTTAAGGAACTCAAGCTTTATGGCGATTTTTCGCAAGCGTTAATGGATTTACAAACAAGCCGTTTAGATGCGGTTGTTATTGATGAAGTTTTCGGACGGTACTACACCGCTAAAAAACCAGGGGTATATACAGTTTTAACTGAAACCTTTGGGACTGAAGATTATGGAGTAGGATTCCGGAAGGATGATACAGAACTTCTGAACAAAGTCCAAAAAACGCTTAAGGATATGAAAGCAGATGGTTCTGCTGCTAAAATTTCCGAGAAATGGTTTGGCAAAAATATTGTAAAATAA
- a CDS encoding redox-sensing transcriptional repressor Rex, whose product MRAPKIPEATITRLSVYSRYLMKMKRQGKITTSSPDIAQGAGVNPAQVRKDLSFFGEFGTRGVGYNVEQLNWDVLKILSLDEEWSVALVGFGHLGHAVAMHRVFKERGFNFTSIFDRDPEKIGTKVKDIEILPMEQLEKVVAQNHTRIGIITTPADSAQAIADSLVRAGVQAILNFAPVHLSVPETIELREVDLAVNLEVLTFHMEMQRQGFASSRPANF is encoded by the coding sequence ATGAGAGCACCTAAAATTCCAGAAGCAACAATAACACGTCTTTCGGTGTATTCACGTTATTTAATGAAAATGAAACGTCAGGGGAAAATAACGACCTCTTCCCCCGATATTGCGCAAGGAGCTGGGGTAAATCCTGCTCAAGTCAGGAAAGACCTATCCTTCTTCGGAGAATTTGGAACACGGGGCGTAGGTTATAATGTCGAACAATTAAATTGGGATGTTTTAAAAATTCTTTCCTTAGACGAAGAATGGAGTGTCGCATTGGTAGGGTTTGGCCATCTAGGTCATGCGGTAGCAATGCATCGCGTCTTTAAAGAGCGGGGCTTTAATTTTACCAGTATTTTTGATAGAGATCCTGAGAAAATAGGGACAAAGGTGAAAGACATCGAAATTTTACCCATGGAACAGCTTGAAAAAGTTGTAGCTCAAAATCATACTCGTATTGGTATAATCACGACTCCAGCTGATTCGGCTCAAGCCATAGCTGATTCTTTGGTGAGAGCTGGCGTTCAAGCGATCTTGAACTTTGCTCCGGTTCACTTGTCGGTGCCTGAAACGATTGAACTTCGCGAAGTTGATTTAGCAGTTAACCTTGAGGTTCTTACCTTTCATATGGAAATGCAGAGGCAGGGTTTTGCAAGCTCACGGCCTGCAAACTTTTAA
- a CDS encoding GGDEF domain-containing protein, which produces MNLWDAFLDGVLILTIILVIAYIFILKRRYNQILKDAQDEAVITEIAFDKTALGMCIARPDLSYIDINPSYCNLVGYSKDELMNMIHKDFIYPEDRENDTPYIRDLFLGRYDTFQSIKRYIHKQGHIVWAKATVTLVRDEGQNPKFFVTQIQDITQTKRAEEALKKAKIEAETLASIDYLTGCLNRRAFMIRLEEELARAMRNQSNLSMILVDIDDFKSINDFYGHLAGDYVLRQFSKCLNRGIRTYDFIGRFGGEEFMICLPDTEIQDAYQIAERMRQSVEELVMVYEDSQIKITGSFGVATSHPGIEEPIDKLIGMADKAMYEAKSIKNRVYKSA; this is translated from the coding sequence GTGAATTTATGGGATGCCTTTTTAGATGGTGTTTTAATCTTAACCATTATTCTCGTAATAGCTTATATCTTTATCCTCAAGAGAAGATATAATCAAATTCTTAAGGATGCTCAAGATGAAGCAGTGATCACCGAGATCGCTTTTGACAAGACGGCCTTAGGAATGTGTATTGCACGACCTGACTTATCGTATATTGATATTAATCCCTCATATTGCAATCTTGTGGGCTATTCTAAAGATGAGCTCATGAATATGATCCATAAAGACTTCATTTATCCCGAAGATCGTGAAAATGATACGCCCTATATCCGTGATTTGTTTCTGGGTAGGTACGATACTTTCCAATCCATTAAGCGCTACATTCATAAACAAGGGCACATTGTTTGGGCGAAAGCTACAGTTACGTTGGTACGGGACGAAGGTCAAAATCCGAAGTTTTTCGTCACTCAGATCCAAGATATTACCCAAACGAAGCGAGCGGAAGAAGCGTTGAAAAAGGCAAAAATTGAGGCAGAAACCTTAGCAAGCATTGACTATCTTACAGGCTGCCTTAATCGAAGAGCTTTTATGATCCGGCTGGAGGAAGAATTGGCGAGGGCTATGCGGAATCAGTCCAACCTTTCAATGATACTCGTCGATATCGATGACTTTAAATCAATCAATGATTTTTATGGCCATTTAGCCGGCGATTACGTCTTACGACAGTTTTCAAAATGCTTGAACCGAGGAATACGTACCTATGATTTTATCGGCCGCTTTGGAGGAGAAGAGTTTATGATTTGCCTTCCTGATACAGAAATTCAGGATGCTTATCAGATTGCTGAGCGGATGAGACAGAGTGTGGAAGAATTGGTTATGGTATATGAAGACTCGCAAATCAAAATTACCGGAAGCTTCGGAGTGGCAACTTCTCATCCCGGAATCGAGGAGCCTATCGATAAATTGATTGGTATGGCGGATAAGGCGATGTATGAAGCTAAGAGTATCAAGAATAGGGTTTACAAATCAGCGTGA
- a CDS encoding ABC transporter permease, with amino-acid sequence MTLTAFQGSLELGIIYAILALGVFLSFRSLNMPDLTVDSGFTLGAAVSVIMSVSGHPFLGLLLAFIAGGGAGCVTGLLHTKLKIQPLLAGILTMLGLYSINLKVMGGKANIPLLNKPTVYSFVEELIPGNYARLIFDVIILLGVLFLFYLFLKTRLGFALRATGDNDQMVRSQGVNTDLIILIGMALSNALVSLSGALIAQEQSFVDVGMGIGMVVIGLASVIIGEAVFGVNTLFRRLVAVILGSILYRLIIAFALELGMPPTDLKLVSAIIVALALSMPVLKNSYSMLRRKYNHQ; translated from the coding sequence ATGACACTCACTGCTTTCCAGGGATCTTTAGAACTGGGAATTATCTATGCAATCTTAGCGCTGGGGGTTTTTCTCTCCTTCCGTTCGCTTAATATGCCAGATTTAACGGTGGATAGCGGTTTTACCCTGGGTGCGGCAGTTTCCGTGATTATGAGTGTCAGCGGTCATCCCTTTTTGGGTCTGCTTCTCGCCTTTATTGCAGGCGGAGGCGCAGGGTGTGTCACGGGTCTTCTTCATACGAAACTCAAAATTCAACCGCTGCTCGCGGGAATTTTAACGATGCTGGGACTCTACTCCATTAACCTTAAGGTAATGGGTGGCAAAGCCAATATTCCGCTTCTCAATAAACCGACGGTGTATAGCTTTGTGGAAGAGCTCATACCGGGTAATTATGCTCGTCTCATCTTCGATGTGATCATTCTACTTGGGGTACTCTTCTTATTCTATCTTTTCTTGAAAACTCGTCTCGGCTTTGCCCTGAGGGCGACAGGGGACAATGACCAAATGGTTCGTTCCCAAGGGGTAAATACGGATTTAATTATCTTGATTGGAATGGCCCTTTCAAATGCACTTGTTTCTCTTTCAGGTGCCTTGATTGCTCAGGAACAATCCTTTGTCGATGTGGGCATGGGAATCGGCATGGTGGTTATCGGTCTAGCATCGGTGATTATTGGAGAAGCCGTTTTCGGAGTGAATACGCTGTTTCGCCGATTAGTCGCTGTTATCCTCGGTTCAATTCTCTACCGCCTGATTATTGCCTTTGCCTTGGAACTAGGAATGCCTCCGACGGACCTCAAGCTTGTCTCGGCTATAATTGTCGCACTTGCATTATCCATGCCTGTGCTTAAAAATAGCTATTCTATGTTGAGACGCAAATATAACCATCAATAG
- a CDS encoding DUF6773 family protein, with amino-acid sequence MKNKIDERQEQELLKRDHAGFQIMFSVSVIMILIQLLFMKATFQQLIGENVILLCGGIWVIWGYANSGLWNYDNSRPSIQSNLKYSAIFSLVGTVIFGIAIYGRAGSSAIKAPIISGFLAGIFILGFVILSILGRLTEKKENQW; translated from the coding sequence ATGAAAAATAAGATTGATGAGCGTCAAGAACAAGAGTTATTAAAACGCGACCATGCGGGGTTTCAAATAATGTTCTCTGTATCGGTGATTATGATTTTAATTCAACTCTTATTCATGAAAGCAACTTTTCAGCAATTAATTGGAGAAAACGTCATACTTTTATGTGGAGGTATTTGGGTTATTTGGGGATATGCAAATAGTGGCCTATGGAATTACGATAACAGTAGACCATCAATACAAAGCAATTTAAAATATAGCGCTATATTTTCACTTGTGGGTACAGTAATATTCGGGATTGCTATTTATGGTAGGGCCGGAAGTTCTGCAATAAAAGCGCCTATAATTAGTGGATTCCTCGCTGGGATTTTTATTTTGGGATTCGTTATTTTAAGTATTCTAGGACGATTAACGGAGAAAAAAGAAAATCAGTGGTGA
- a CDS encoding TraB/GumN family protein, whose protein sequence is MSEENEYLTRIFLEGKEIILIGTAHVSKQSAEQVREVIEAEQPDSVCIELDEPRYQSLMDENKWKETDIFKVIKEKKATLLLINLALSSFQKRMAKQLGTNPGQEMVEGIKSAQEVGADLVLADRDIQITFSRVWHNVGFWGKVKLLMEIIVSIFDDESISDEELEKMKSQDMLNSMLQDFSVNFPKLKAPLIDERNEYLAQKIKEAPGNKIVAVLGAAHVPGIKEELPKEHDLDRLSQLPPKSKITPILGWTIPLLIVALIAYTFYMNPSAGVQQTLSWVLWTGSLSAIGTALAFGHPLAIITAFIAAPISALHPLIAAGWFAGFVQAYFRRPNVGDFETLSEDVLSVKGFWNNKVTRVLLIVVFANIGSATGSIIGGADIARLFLQNL, encoded by the coding sequence ATGTCTGAAGAAAACGAATACTTGACGCGAATCTTTTTAGAGGGTAAGGAAATTATTCTTATTGGAACAGCGCACGTATCCAAGCAGAGCGCGGAACAAGTCAGGGAAGTTATCGAAGCCGAACAACCTGACTCTGTCTGTATCGAGTTAGATGAACCGCGATATCAATCGCTCATGGACGAAAATAAGTGGAAAGAGACTGATATCTTTAAGGTGATTAAAGAAAAGAAAGCCACCTTGCTTTTAATCAATCTTGCTCTTTCTTCCTTTCAAAAACGTATGGCCAAACAATTGGGTACAAATCCGGGGCAAGAAATGGTTGAAGGGATTAAATCTGCTCAAGAAGTCGGGGCTGATCTTGTACTTGCAGATCGAGATATTCAAATCACCTTTTCTCGGGTTTGGCATAATGTTGGATTCTGGGGTAAAGTAAAACTTCTGATGGAAATTATCGTAAGTATTTTCGATGATGAAAGTATTTCCGATGAAGAACTGGAAAAAATGAAATCTCAGGATATGCTAAACTCGATGCTTCAAGATTTCTCAGTCAACTTTCCTAAATTAAAAGCTCCTTTGATTGATGAACGAAATGAATATTTAGCTCAAAAAATTAAAGAAGCGCCTGGAAATAAGATTGTTGCCGTCTTAGGAGCTGCTCATGTCCCAGGAATTAAAGAAGAGCTCCCTAAAGAGCATGATTTAGACCGTCTATCCCAGCTCCCTCCTAAATCGAAGATTACTCCCATTTTAGGTTGGACGATTCCCCTTCTTATTGTTGCCCTTATTGCCTACACCTTTTATATGAATCCTTCAGCTGGAGTCCAGCAAACCTTAAGCTGGGTGCTATGGACGGGATCTCTTTCCGCTATCGGAACTGCGCTTGCTTTTGGCCATCCGCTGGCCATTATTACGGCCTTTATCGCAGCGCCGATATCTGCTTTACATCCACTCATCGCAGCAGGTTGGTTTGCCGGATTTGTTCAGGCCTATTTCCGTCGACCCAATGTTGGCGACTTTGAAACGCTTTCCGAGGATGTGTTAAGCGTCAAAGGGTTTTGGAATAATAAAGTGACACGTGTTCTCCTGATCGTCGTTTTCGCCAACATAGGAAGCGCCACCGGCTCTATTATTGGGGGAGCTGATATCGCCCGTTTATTCCTTCAAAATTTGTAA